In one window of Rhizobium glycinendophyticum DNA:
- the leuC gene encoding 3-isopropylmalate dehydratase large subunit translates to MSAPRTLYDKIWDDHVVDRQDDGTCLLYIDRHLVHEVTSPQAFEGLRMTGRKVRAPQKTLAVVDHNVPTSPDRHLGIKNEESRIQVEALANNAAEFGVEYYSASDKRQGIVHIVGPEQGFTLPGMTIVCGDSHTSTHGAFGALAHGIGTSEVEHVLATQTLIQKKAKNMLVRVDGVLPDHVTAKDIILAIIGEIGTAGGTGHVIEFAGEAIRALSMEGRMTICNMTIEGGARAGLIAPDEKTFEYIKGKPRAPKGEALEQAIAYWKTLHTDEGAHYDRVVVLDAAKLPPIVSWGSSPEDVISVQGVVPNPDDIQDENKRTSKWRALEYMGLTPGTKITDIAVDRVFIGSCTNGRIEDLREVAKVVEGKTVASTVSAMIVPGSGLVKEQAEAEGLDKIFKAAGFDWREPGCSMCLAMNDDRLKPGERCASTSNRNFEGRQGFKGRTHLVSPAMAAAAAVAGHFVDIRDWQ, encoded by the coding sequence ATGAGCGCACCCCGCACCCTTTACGACAAGATTTGGGACGACCACGTCGTCGACCGCCAAGATGACGGTACCTGTCTTCTCTATATCGATCGCCACCTCGTCCATGAAGTGACGTCACCGCAGGCCTTTGAAGGGCTGCGCATGACTGGCCGCAAAGTGCGCGCGCCGCAGAAGACGCTGGCCGTTGTCGACCACAATGTACCGACCTCGCCCGATCGCCACCTCGGCATCAAGAACGAGGAAAGCCGGATCCAGGTCGAAGCGCTCGCCAATAACGCAGCCGAATTTGGCGTCGAATATTACTCGGCCTCCGACAAGCGCCAGGGCATTGTGCACATCGTAGGCCCGGAACAGGGCTTCACGCTGCCGGGCATGACCATCGTCTGCGGTGACAGCCACACATCGACTCACGGAGCTTTCGGTGCGCTGGCGCACGGTATTGGCACCTCCGAGGTCGAGCATGTGCTGGCCACTCAGACGCTGATCCAAAAGAAGGCCAAGAACATGCTGGTGCGTGTCGACGGCGTTCTGCCTGACCATGTCACCGCCAAGGACATCATTCTCGCGATCATCGGCGAGATCGGTACGGCCGGCGGTACCGGCCATGTCATCGAGTTTGCCGGCGAAGCAATCCGCGCGCTGTCGATGGAAGGCCGCATGACCATCTGCAACATGACGATCGAAGGAGGCGCGCGCGCTGGCCTGATCGCGCCTGATGAAAAGACCTTTGAATACATCAAGGGCAAGCCACGCGCGCCGAAGGGGGAAGCGCTCGAGCAGGCGATTGCCTACTGGAAGACCCTGCATACCGACGAGGGCGCTCACTATGATCGTGTCGTCGTGCTCGATGCCGCCAAGCTGCCGCCGATCGTGTCCTGGGGCTCTTCGCCGGAGGACGTCATCTCCGTGCAGGGCGTGGTGCCTAACCCGGATGACATCCAGGACGAGAACAAGCGCACCTCCAAGTGGCGTGCGCTTGAGTATATGGGCCTGACGCCCGGAACCAAGATCACCGATATCGCCGTTGATCGCGTCTTCATCGGTTCCTGCACCAATGGCCGTATCGAAGACTTGCGCGAAGTGGCCAAGGTCGTCGAGGGCAAGACCGTTGCGTCGACTGTCTCGGCGATGATCGTGCCGGGTTCCGGGCTCGTCAAGGAACAGGCGGAAGCCGAAGGTCTGGACAAGATCTTCAAGGCAGCCGGCTTTGACTGGCGTGAGCCGGGTTGCTCGATGTGCCTCGCGATGAACGACGACCGGCTGAAGCCGGGTGAACGTTGCGCTTCCACGTCGAACCGTAACTTCGAAGGCCGCCAAGGCTTCAAGGGCCGCACCCATCTTGTGTCGCCCGCCATGGCTGCTGCTGCTGCCGTTGCCGGTCATTTCGTCGATATCCGCGACTGGCAGTAA
- a CDS encoding amino acid ABC transporter permease, with the protein MAFQTLPQGDPKGDRPWWLVAFVVLAVALGLVIFFSDLYAQVFNTVVKGLGVTVFVTLIGFLLATALGLLIALLGMSDHLVLRQTARFYVEVVRGIPILVLLFYIAFVGAPAFVALFNLIASPLIHAGFFEPMVVRDVSLMWRAIIALMIGYSAFIAEIFRAGIQSIDKGQIEAAKALGLSRSQRFRLVVFPQAIRVIFPPLSNDFVAMVKDSSLVSVLGVADITQMGKVYASGSFRFFETYSIVAYVYLVLTIGLSILLRNFERRMRQRGARRDD; encoded by the coding sequence ATGGCGTTTCAAACTCTGCCCCAGGGTGATCCAAAGGGCGACCGGCCGTGGTGGCTGGTCGCCTTCGTCGTGTTGGCCGTTGCGCTCGGTCTGGTCATCTTCTTCAGTGATCTCTACGCCCAGGTGTTCAACACGGTCGTGAAAGGCCTCGGCGTCACCGTCTTCGTGACGCTTATAGGATTCCTGCTGGCGACGGCGCTCGGCCTGCTCATCGCACTGCTCGGCATGTCGGACCACCTGGTCCTTCGCCAGACCGCGCGGTTCTATGTCGAAGTCGTCAGGGGGATCCCGATCCTGGTTCTCCTGTTCTACATCGCTTTTGTCGGAGCCCCGGCTTTTGTTGCGCTGTTTAACCTGATCGCCAGTCCGCTCATCCATGCCGGTTTCTTCGAGCCCATGGTCGTGCGGGATGTTTCTCTGATGTGGCGTGCGATCATCGCCTTGATGATCGGTTACTCGGCCTTTATTGCCGAGATCTTCCGGGCTGGCATCCAGTCGATCGACAAGGGGCAGATCGAGGCCGCGAAGGCACTTGGTCTCAGCCGCAGTCAGCGCTTTCGTCTCGTGGTCTTTCCGCAGGCCATCCGGGTCATCTTCCCGCCGTTGTCGAATGATTTCGTCGCAATGGTGAAGGACTCATCTCTGGTTTCCGTCCTCGGTGTTGCCGACATTACACAGATGGGCAAAGTCTATGCCTCCGGCTCCTTCCGCTTCTTCGAAACCTATTCGATTGTGGCCTATGTCTATCTGGTCCTGACCATCGGGCTGTCGATCTTGCTTCGCAACTTCGAAAGACGCATGCGGCAGCGGGGGGCACGTCGCGACGACTAG
- a CDS encoding basic amino acid ABC transporter substrate-binding protein translates to MLFRRAVLAGLSTLALLPFAAHAETLPDLGGKSVIVVTENAYPPLQFVDPKTGQQIGWEYDAMNEIAKRLNFKVEYQNTSWDAMIQAVSDNQYNIGMTGITIKEDRKEKVDFSDPYMRSQQLMLVRGDESRFTDAKSFAALESGLVGAQPGTSPFYTAVYEVLDGNEQNPRIKLFETFGATVQALKAGDVDLVLTDSTAGNGYVAASNGALKIVGEPLGTEDFGFIFPKGSDLVAPVNAAIAALKADGTLDALNKKWFLDYKMGE, encoded by the coding sequence ATGCTGTTTCGCCGCGCTGTGCTCGCCGGTCTGTCCACCCTTGCGCTTCTGCCCTTTGCCGCCCATGCCGAAACGCTGCCGGACCTTGGCGGCAAATCGGTCATCGTCGTGACGGAGAATGCTTATCCGCCGCTGCAATTCGTCGATCCGAAGACCGGCCAGCAGATCGGCTGGGAATACGACGCGATGAATGAGATCGCCAAGCGACTGAACTTCAAGGTGGAGTATCAGAACACCTCGTGGGATGCGATGATCCAGGCGGTTTCGGACAACCAGTACAACATCGGCATGACTGGCATCACCATCAAGGAAGACCGCAAGGAGAAGGTCGATTTCTCGGACCCTTACATGCGTTCGCAACAGCTGATGCTGGTGCGCGGTGACGAGAGCCGTTTCACCGATGCGAAGAGCTTTGCCGCACTCGAAAGCGGCCTCGTCGGCGCGCAGCCGGGCACGAGCCCGTTCTATACGGCTGTCTATGAAGTCCTCGACGGCAATGAGCAGAACCCACGCATCAAGTTGTTCGAGACTTTTGGCGCAACCGTCCAAGCGCTGAAGGCCGGAGACGTCGATCTCGTCCTCACCGACAGCACGGCCGGAAACGGCTATGTAGCAGCCTCAAACGGGGCTCTGAAGATCGTCGGCGAGCCGCTCGGCACGGAAGATTTCGGCTTCATCTTCCCGAAGGGCTCCGACCTCGTGGCGCCGGTCAATGCGGCGATTGCAGCGCTGAAGGCCGATGGCACGCTGGACGCGCTGAACAAGAAGTGGTTCCTCGACTACAAGATGGGCGAATGA
- a CDS encoding aldo/keto reductase — protein sequence MTDQSIITLNDGKTIPQVGLGVWQTPNDEAAPAVKAALDVGYRHVDTAAVYENEEGVGEGIRGSGLDRRDIFLTTKLWNNDQGYDQTLKAFDASLKRLGTDYVDLYLIHWPSAHRGLFVDTWKAFVKLREEGRAKSIGVSNFYPEHIERIVGETGVVPVLNQIELHPDFQQREARAFHEKYKIATQSWSPLGQGKLLNHPEIAKIAGRIGRTPAQVIIRWHIDNGLIVIPKSVTPARIAENFNVFDFELADDDLSVLNGLDDAGARIGPDPKTAAF from the coding sequence ATGACCGATCAATCCATCATCACCCTGAACGACGGCAAGACGATCCCCCAGGTCGGACTGGGCGTCTGGCAGACCCCAAATGACGAGGCGGCGCCCGCCGTCAAAGCAGCTCTCGACGTCGGATATCGTCACGTCGACACAGCCGCCGTCTACGAGAACGAAGAGGGTGTCGGCGAGGGTATCCGTGGATCAGGCCTCGACCGCCGGGACATCTTTCTGACCACGAAGCTGTGGAACAATGATCAGGGTTACGATCAGACCCTGAAGGCCTTCGACGCCAGCCTGAAGCGCCTCGGCACCGACTATGTTGACCTCTACCTCATTCACTGGCCGTCCGCTCACCGTGGCCTATTCGTCGATACCTGGAAGGCCTTCGTCAAACTCCGGGAGGAGGGACGGGCAAAGTCGATCGGTGTGTCCAACTTCTATCCCGAGCATATCGAGCGAATTGTGGGCGAGACGGGTGTCGTCCCTGTTCTCAACCAGATCGAGCTGCATCCGGACTTCCAGCAGCGAGAGGCGCGCGCTTTTCATGAGAAGTACAAGATCGCGACCCAATCCTGGAGCCCGCTTGGCCAGGGCAAGCTGCTCAACCATCCTGAGATCGCGAAGATAGCGGGCCGCATTGGCCGCACACCGGCGCAAGTGATCATCCGCTGGCATATCGACAACGGCCTGATCGTCATCCCGAAGTCGGTGACACCGGCGCGCATCGCAGAAAACTTCAACGTCTTCGATTTTGAGCTCGCTGATGACGACCTAAGCGTGCTGAACGGCCTCGACGACGCAGGTGCCCGCATCGGCCCTGACCCGAAGACGGCCGCCTTCTGA
- a CDS encoding L,D-transpeptidase family protein translates to MVRPTPLSRSRAILQAGCLRIPAAIGRSGRTSRKREGDGATPIAIMPLRFAYFRSDRKTPLQTRLPLVPIRATMLWCDAPSHPSYNRPVIAPFTAGHETLKRQDRLYDVCVVMDWNMRMRKRGCGSAIFFHIAREDYAPTEGCVAISPQDMKRLLPHLGPGTRLQVL, encoded by the coding sequence TTGGTGCGACCGACCCCGCTCTCTCGAAGCCGTGCGATCTTACAAGCAGGATGCCTTCGCATTCCCGCAGCGATTGGGCGAAGCGGTCGAACGAGCCGCAAGCGGGAGGGGGATGGCGCCACGCCCATTGCAATCATGCCGCTTCGGTTTGCCTATTTCCGCAGTGACAGGAAGACACCGTTGCAAACGAGGCTTCCCCTTGTGCCTATTCGCGCGACCATGCTCTGGTGTGACGCGCCCAGTCATCCAAGCTACAATCGACCGGTCATCGCTCCCTTCACCGCAGGTCACGAGACGCTCAAGCGTCAGGATCGGCTTTACGATGTCTGTGTCGTGATGGATTGGAATATGCGCATGCGCAAACGCGGCTGCGGGTCGGCGATCTTCTTTCATATTGCGCGCGAGGATTACGCACCGACGGAGGGGTGTGTCGCCATCAGCCCACAGGACATGAAACGCCTGTTGCCGCATCTTGGTCCTGGCACGCGGTTGCAGGTTCTCTGA
- a CDS encoding response regulator transcription factor, translating to MTTRTILLVDDDDDLRQILVEQLSLYEEFSLLQESNATRAMQTAKAAQVDLMIMDVGLPDMDGREAVKLLRKGGFKSPVIMLTGHDTDSDTILGLEAGANDYVTKPFKFAVLLARIRAQLRQYEQSEDATFGVGPYLFKPSQKLLTTEDGKKIRLTEKESAIIRYLYRAGQKVVTRDILLEEVWGYNSGVTTHTLETHVYRLRQKIERDPSNAEILVTENGGYKIVP from the coding sequence ATGACGACGCGGACCATTCTGCTGGTGGATGACGACGATGATCTGAGGCAGATCCTGGTCGAGCAGCTTTCGCTCTATGAGGAGTTCTCGCTGCTCCAGGAAAGCAACGCGACCCGGGCCATGCAGACGGCAAAGGCTGCTCAAGTTGACCTGATGATCATGGATGTCGGTCTGCCGGACATGGACGGTCGCGAAGCGGTGAAGCTGCTGCGCAAGGGCGGCTTCAAGTCGCCCGTGATCATGCTGACGGGCCACGATACCGATTCCGATACCATCCTCGGCCTGGAAGCCGGGGCCAACGATTATGTCACCAAGCCGTTCAAATTCGCCGTGCTTCTTGCCCGCATCCGCGCCCAGTTGCGCCAATACGAGCAGAGCGAGGACGCGACCTTTGGAGTAGGCCCTTATCTGTTCAAGCCGAGCCAGAAGCTGCTGACGACCGAGGACGGCAAGAAGATCCGCCTGACCGAGAAGGAATCGGCCATCATCCGTTATCTCTACCGGGCCGGACAAAAAGTGGTCACCCGCGACATCCTGCTGGAAGAAGTGTGGGGCTACAATTCCGGCGTCACGACACACACCTTGGAAACCCATGTCTACCGGCTTCGCCAGAAAATCGAGCGCGACCCTTCCAACGCCGAAATCTTGGTGACGGAGAACGGTGGCTACAAGATCGTCCCCTGA
- a CDS encoding cyclic nucleotide-binding domain-containing protein, translating to MALSDDIELLSAVPLFSGLDADQIRLIAFGAEHRPISAGQALFREKAPAECAYVVVRGKLDLYVIGRDGTQTLETSVGPGVMLSELALVTMVERKFTAVAADDVDVIRITRSLFHRLLEEYPAMARHVETRIRKTLGDLMEGSASLAPRFAE from the coding sequence ATGGCTCTCAGCGACGACATCGAGCTTCTGTCGGCAGTGCCGCTCTTTTCCGGGCTGGACGCCGATCAGATCCGGCTGATCGCCTTCGGCGCAGAGCACCGGCCGATCAGCGCCGGCCAGGCACTGTTCAGGGAAAAAGCGCCAGCGGAATGCGCCTATGTCGTGGTGCGGGGCAAGCTCGATTTGTACGTCATTGGCCGGGACGGCACTCAGACGCTTGAGACGAGCGTCGGCCCGGGTGTGATGCTGTCCGAACTGGCACTGGTCACCATGGTGGAACGCAAGTTCACGGCTGTGGCCGCAGACGATGTAGATGTTATCCGCATCACCCGCTCACTCTTCCACCGTCTGCTCGAGGAATATCCCGCCATGGCGCGGCATGTCGAAACCCGGATCCGCAAAACTCTGGGGGACCTGATGGAAGGCTCCGCCTCTCTCGCCCCGAGATTTGCTGAATAG
- a CDS encoding exodeoxyribonuclease III: MTLAITTWNINSVRLRLPIVEDFLRQHNPDILCLQEIKCQNDQFPSEHIAALGYSNIVIHGQKGYHGVAICSKLPLTEDHRQDYCGMGDSRHISAVFEWAGRRIRLHNFYVPAGGDEPNREINPKFGHKLDFVEEMKALSADAEPGTAAILVGDLNIAPLEHDVWSHKQMLKIVSHTPVETDGLMEVMRRGAWVDVMRQHVPASDKLYTWWSYRAKDWAAADRGRRLDHIWSSADLAPLLSRIEVLKEARGWAQPSDHVPVTAFFDAP; the protein is encoded by the coding sequence ATGACCCTTGCGATTACAACCTGGAATATCAATTCGGTGCGGCTGCGCCTCCCGATCGTCGAGGACTTCCTTCGTCAGCATAACCCGGACATCCTGTGCCTGCAGGAAATCAAGTGCCAGAACGATCAGTTCCCGTCTGAGCACATAGCAGCCCTAGGCTATTCCAATATCGTGATCCACGGCCAGAAGGGCTATCACGGCGTGGCGATCTGCTCGAAGCTGCCGCTGACCGAAGATCATCGCCAGGATTACTGCGGCATGGGGGACAGTCGGCATATTTCCGCCGTCTTCGAATGGGCGGGGCGGCGCATTCGCCTTCACAACTTCTACGTACCGGCCGGCGGCGATGAGCCCAATCGCGAGATCAATCCGAAGTTTGGTCATAAGCTCGATTTCGTCGAGGAAATGAAAGCTCTGTCAGCAGACGCCGAGCCGGGCACGGCCGCGATCCTCGTCGGTGATCTGAACATCGCACCGCTAGAACACGACGTGTGGTCGCATAAACAGATGTTGAAGATCGTCAGCCATACACCCGTGGAAACCGATGGCTTGATGGAGGTGATGCGTCGCGGTGCATGGGTGGATGTCATGCGGCAGCATGTACCCGCGTCGGACAAACTTTATACGTGGTGGAGCTATCGCGCCAAAGACTGGGCCGCCGCCGATCGGGGACGCCGCCTCGACCATATCTGGTCGTCAGCCGATCTCGCCCCGCTTCTGTCCCGGATCGAGGTCCTCAAGGAAGCACGGGGCTGGGCGCAGCCTTCTGATCATGTCCCGGTCACAGCCTTTTTCGACGCTCCATAG
- a CDS encoding outer membrane lipoprotein carrier protein LolA yields MEKTERDAGMPVLANRRQFVLGTAAFMACAALPFPSLAATDAAQQIADHFSSVKTMMGEFVQFGPRGEQTGGKFFIERPGKLRFNYEKPSPMRVISDGKNVVIGNTKLKTWDLYPLSKTPLSLLLADRIDLGNKLVRDVKEEADLTTIVLGDRTIFGDSTITLMFDPKTFDLRQWTISDVQKKDTSVMIFNVQNGVQLDPSVFEIPYSEVHGQKRGGG; encoded by the coding sequence ATTGAAAAAACTGAACGCGATGCAGGAATGCCGGTACTGGCGAACCGTCGCCAGTTCGTGCTGGGAACCGCCGCATTCATGGCATGCGCAGCCCTGCCGTTTCCGAGCCTTGCTGCGACCGATGCAGCCCAGCAGATCGCCGACCATTTCTCCAGTGTGAAAACCATGATGGGCGAATTCGTTCAGTTCGGACCGCGTGGCGAACAGACCGGCGGCAAGTTCTTCATCGAGCGGCCCGGCAAGCTTCGCTTCAACTACGAAAAACCGTCACCGATGCGTGTTATTTCGGATGGCAAAAATGTCGTCATCGGAAACACCAAGCTGAAGACCTGGGACCTTTATCCCCTCTCGAAGACGCCGCTCAGCCTGTTGCTCGCCGACAGGATCGATCTCGGCAACAAACTGGTGCGCGACGTCAAGGAAGAGGCCGATCTTACAACGATCGTGCTTGGCGACCGGACGATCTTCGGCGATTCCACCATCACGCTGATGTTCGACCCTAAGACCTTCGATCTGAGGCAATGGACTATCTCGGACGTCCAGAAAAAGGATACATCGGTGATGATCTTTAATGTTCAGAACGGTGTTCAACTGGACCCTTCGGTTTTCGAGATCCCGTATTCCGAGGTGCATGGTCAGAAGCGGGGCGGCGGTTGA
- a CDS encoding FtsK/SpoIIIE family DNA translocase has product MSRGHSTALPDHPARFAFTAFLVRQLSALLGFALFLALVLAVAALATWNVSDPSLSYATENPPTNILGLSGAVFADLMMQFFGLGSLLALLPVLAWSFALIGGRRLHRIPARIAAWLAGALVAAAAVGCFPPPTTWPLPSGTGGVFGDLILRFPALFIGAYPTSTFAMVLGTILALPAAWFLLFAAGIFGKPVEAPEDDLPIAKIPSKAKVLPNPVDEEEDEEDQGGISLYFGAFAHNWYLLRARMRRLFGVKPAERRQREFNQPYDFNDDEFSTLNEPSRAKPTGLTARVEPVLDGAPPRATGRSIVSPPPMSSGSFDDEDDDFDLDDMPRPSGILPDERGRGVAPARAVAGSPRIATPAARPKPGARLDRDAQGSLLKPDGFQLPSVHLLAEPRAVARDATLSAEALEHNARLLEGVLDDFGVKGEIIHVRPGPVVTLYELEPAPGIKSSRVIGLADDIARSMSAIAARVAVVPGRNAIGIELPNQSRETVYLRELIASRDFDGNKAKLAMALGKTIGGEPVVADLAKMPHVLVAGTTGSGKSVAINTMILSLLYKMTPEQCRLIMIDPKMLELSVYDGIPHLLSPVVTDPKKAVVALKWTVREMEERYKKMSKIGVRNIDGFNARVAQAQEKGEVLTRTVQTGFDRQTGEAIYETEEFDLQPIPYIVVIIDEMADLMMVAGKDIEGAVQRLAQMARAAGIHVIMATQRPSVDVITGTIKANFPTRISFQVTSKIDSRTILGEQGAEQLLGMGDMLYMAGGGRIQRVHGPFVSDHEVEEIVAYLKTQGSPQYLEAITIDDEDDEDGGGPAGTGNLADSDDPYDQAVAIVLRDGKASTSYVQRRLGIGYNRAASLIERMEKEGIIGPANHAGKREILVPTEE; this is encoded by the coding sequence ATGAGCAGAGGCCATTCGACAGCGCTTCCGGATCATCCGGCCCGATTCGCGTTCACCGCTTTTCTGGTTCGACAACTGTCTGCTTTGTTGGGTTTCGCACTCTTCCTGGCGCTGGTGCTGGCGGTCGCGGCACTCGCCACGTGGAATGTCTCTGACCCGAGTTTGTCCTACGCCACAGAAAATCCGCCGACCAACATCCTTGGACTATCCGGTGCGGTCTTCGCCGATCTGATGATGCAGTTCTTCGGGCTCGGCAGCCTGCTTGCGCTCCTTCCCGTGCTCGCCTGGTCGTTTGCCTTGATCGGCGGGCGCCGCCTGCATCGCATTCCCGCGCGCATTGCCGCCTGGCTCGCTGGCGCCCTTGTGGCCGCTGCCGCTGTCGGTTGCTTTCCGCCGCCGACCACCTGGCCTTTGCCGAGCGGCACCGGCGGTGTCTTTGGTGATCTTATTCTGCGCTTCCCCGCCCTTTTCATTGGGGCGTATCCGACGTCCACCTTCGCCATGGTGTTGGGCACGATCCTGGCATTACCGGCCGCCTGGTTCCTGCTGTTTGCCGCCGGGATCTTCGGCAAGCCGGTCGAGGCCCCCGAAGACGATCTTCCTATCGCCAAGATCCCGTCCAAGGCGAAGGTACTGCCCAACCCCGTGGACGAGGAAGAAGACGAAGAGGACCAGGGGGGCATTTCGCTCTATTTTGGCGCTTTCGCCCATAACTGGTACCTGCTGCGCGCGCGCATGCGCCGTCTTTTCGGCGTCAAGCCTGCGGAGCGTCGCCAGCGCGAGTTCAACCAGCCCTATGATTTCAATGACGATGAATTCAGCACGCTGAACGAGCCGTCTCGCGCCAAGCCGACTGGACTGACCGCTCGCGTCGAACCCGTGCTTGATGGGGCGCCTCCTCGCGCAACCGGTCGTTCCATCGTGTCTCCGCCGCCGATGTCGAGCGGATCATTCGATGACGAGGATGATGATTTCGATCTGGATGACATGCCACGCCCCTCCGGCATTCTTCCGGACGAGCGGGGTCGTGGAGTTGCTCCTGCCCGCGCCGTGGCGGGTTCGCCTCGCATTGCCACGCCCGCCGCGCGACCGAAGCCGGGCGCCCGCCTGGACCGCGATGCTCAGGGTTCTCTGTTGAAGCCTGACGGATTTCAGCTCCCTTCGGTCCATCTGCTGGCCGAACCGCGTGCGGTTGCTCGGGATGCAACCCTGTCGGCTGAGGCTCTGGAGCACAATGCCCGCCTTCTCGAGGGCGTACTCGATGACTTCGGCGTCAAAGGTGAAATCATCCACGTCCGTCCGGGGCCCGTGGTCACACTCTATGAGCTGGAGCCGGCACCGGGCATCAAGTCCTCGCGTGTCATCGGCCTTGCCGACGACATTGCCCGCTCGATGAGCGCGATCGCAGCCCGTGTGGCAGTTGTCCCCGGACGCAATGCGATCGGCATCGAACTCCCGAACCAGAGCCGCGAGACGGTCTATCTGCGTGAACTGATCGCATCGCGCGACTTCGACGGCAACAAGGCGAAGCTGGCCATGGCGCTCGGCAAAACCATTGGCGGCGAGCCGGTGGTGGCTGACCTTGCGAAAATGCCGCATGTGCTCGTCGCCGGTACTACCGGTTCGGGTAAGTCGGTCGCGATCAACACGATGATCCTGTCGCTTCTCTACAAGATGACGCCGGAACAATGCCGCCTGATCATGATCGACCCGAAGATGCTCGAACTGTCGGTCTATGATGGCATTCCGCATCTGCTCTCCCCTGTTGTGACCGATCCCAAGAAGGCTGTGGTGGCGCTCAAATGGACCGTCCGCGAGATGGAAGAGCGCTACAAGAAAATGTCGAAGATCGGCGTTCGCAACATCGACGGCTTCAACGCCCGGGTTGCGCAGGCGCAGGAGAAGGGCGAGGTGCTGACGAGGACCGTCCAGACTGGCTTCGACCGCCAGACGGGCGAGGCGATTTACGAGACTGAAGAATTCGACCTGCAGCCGATCCCCTACATCGTCGTCATCATCGACGAAATGGCCGACTTGATGATGGTGGCCGGCAAGGATATCGAAGGCGCGGTTCAGCGGCTCGCCCAGATGGCCCGCGCGGCCGGTATCCACGTCATCATGGCAACGCAGCGCCCCTCGGTCGACGTTATCACCGGCACGATCAAAGCCAACTTTCCGACGCGCATTTCCTTCCAGGTTACATCCAAAATCGACAGCCGCACCATCCTCGGTGAACAGGGTGCGGAACAGCTGCTCGGCATGGGCGACATGCTTTATATGGCCGGTGGCGGCCGCATTCAGCGCGTGCATGGCCCCTTCGTCTCCGACCATGAGGTCGAAGAGATTGTCGCCTACCTGAAGACCCAAGGTTCGCCGCAGTATCTGGAAGCCATCACCATCGATGACGAAGACGATGAGGACGGCGGCGGGCCGGCCGGGACCGGAAATCTGGCAGATTCCGACGACCCTTACGATCAGGCCGTTGCCATCGTTCTGCGCGATGGCAAGGCGTCGACCTCCTATGTTCAGCGCCGGCTCGGTATCGGCTACAACCGTGCGGCCTCGCTGATTGAGCGTATGGAAAAGGAGGGCATTATCGGTCCTGCCAACCATGCGGGTAAACGCGAAATCCTGGTGCCGACGGAAGAATAA